The Aeoliella mucimassa genome includes the window CTCCCAACGTAAAAATGATGGGGCTCCTCGTTAACTTAGGAGCCGATATCAATCAGTGCGATGGCGTCGGACGAACGATCGAACAACGTTTCGGCCGCGAAGTGATGATAGAAGTGCAACGACATAGCGAACGATGAGTGCAGCACATCTGCAACGCCCCAGCTCACCGCTACCCCTCTTCGGCAGCCGTCGGAGTTGGCTCCCGAAGTAACTCCAGAAACTCGGCCTTGCTGATTCCCCCGACGCGCCAGCGGAGGGCGTTGCCTGCGGAATCGGTGATGATCGTGATCGGGGTGCCGCGCACATTGTAGCGGGCGACGAGCGATTCATCCTGCGGGTCATCCACGTCGATCATCACCGGCACGAAATCGGCGTTCACCGCGGTCTTCACTTCGTCGTCCGCCCACACTTGCCGCTTCATCACTCGGCAGGGCACGCACCACTGGCCGGTGAAGTAGAGCACCATCGGCTTGCCCGAGGCAGCCGCCTGCTGCTCGGCCGCGGCAAAATTGCCGGCCCAGGCGATGTCGTTGTTCGGCACGTAAAAACAGTACCAGGCGTACGCGAGCGACACGACCAGAAAGGTCAGCCAGAAGCCCCGCCAGAAAGGCGACTTCTTCTTCGACACCGACGACGCGTCCGCGGAATCCTCCTCGGTAGTCGAGGGCGAGGGAGTTTCACTCATGGATTAGGCTCCTGTTCAGCGGGCATCAGGCGTTCAAGCGATCCCTGGATTATCCACTGCAAGCGTTGCTGGTCAACTATTGGTGGTATTTGGCAAGGCGTGGAAGCATCGATCGCTTGC containing:
- a CDS encoding thioredoxin family protein; this encodes MSETPSPSTTEEDSADASSVSKKKSPFWRGFWLTFLVVSLAYAWYCFYVPNNDIAWAGNFAAAEQQAAASGKPMVLYFTGQWCVPCRVMKRQVWADDEVKTAVNADFVPVMIDVDDPQDESLVARYNVRGTPITIITDSAGNALRWRVGGISKAEFLELLREPTPTAAEEG